A window of Candidatus Angelobacter sp. genomic DNA:
TTGCTGCACGACCAGAAGCGGGTCGATTACACCTACGCGACCGATGACAAGGCGTTGGAGGCGTTCATGAAGCTGGCGCGGCTCGAAGGGATCATTCCCGCACTCGAAAGCGCGCACGCGATTGCCGAAGTCATCCAACGGGCGCCGAAGCTGGGCAGGGACAAGCTCATCATCGTGAATCTCTCCGGTCGCGGCGACAAAGACGTGGCGCAGGTGGCGGACAAGGTGCGCTTGCAAATGCCGAAGTGAATTGATCGTAGATTATCCGCTCCCCGATTCCCCGTAAGGGCGCCATGCTGGCGCCATCAACCGTGATAAATCGACGCTACAAAGCTACGATACCGTTGAGCGCAACCTTCCCTTCCGGAAAAGGATTCGCGTCACGGCTTCAGCCGTCATGAACCGAAGCCGGCGGAACCAGTCTCGCTGGAAACCCTGTTGCGCGTGCCGGATGTGTTGCAGACGGGCGAGAAACCGGCGGACGCCGAATCCGTCCTTGCCTGTAACCAAGCGCGGACAAAAAAAATCAGGGGCCGCGTCGCCGCGAACCCTGATTTGAATGGCAATGGGTTGAACTAATCGAGTAACTCTTCCGCGATCTGCACGGCGTTTAACGCCGCGCCTTTGAGCAGTTGATCACCAGAAACCCAGAAGCAAAGCCCGTTGTCGAGGGCGCAATCCGAACGGATGCGGCCCACCTGACAGTTGTATTTCTCCGCGGTGTAGAGAGGCATCGGATACTCCTTCTTCTCGGGGTCGTCCACGACGTCCAGCCCGGGCGCCTTGCTCAGCACGTCGCGCGCGGCTCCGACCGTCACCGCCTTTTCAAATTCGGCGCTGACAGCCACTGAATGCGCGCGATAGACCGGTACGCGAACACAGGTCACGCTCGCGCGGAACGCCGGATGATGCATGATCTTCCGCCCTTCGTTCTCCATTTTCATCTCTTCCTTCGTGTAACCCGAAGGCAGGAATGAATCGACCTGGGGCAGCACGTTGAACGCGATCTGATGCGGATACACTTCTTTCGTCACCGGTTTGCCGGAAACGATTTGCCCCACCTGACGTTCCAGTTCCTCAATCGCTTTCGCGCCGGTGCCGGACACCGCCTGGTAACTCGACGCAAAAATCCGGCGCACGTTGAACGCCCGATGGAGCGGATAGAGCGCCATCAAGGTGATGGCCGTGGTGCAGTTGGGATTGGCGATAATACCCTTGTGAAACTCCACATCGCCGGCGTTGATTTCAGGAATGACCAGCGGCACGGAGTCATCCATGCGGAACGCGCTCGAGTTGTCGATGACCACGCAACCGGCCCTGGCGGCACCGGGCGCGAACTCCTTTGAGATGCCACCGCCGGCGCTGAACAATGCGATGTCAATGCCGTTGAAAGAATCTTTCGTCAGTTCCTTCACTGAGGTTTCTTCGTCACGAAACTTGAGTTTCTTGCCAGCCGAACGGGCGGAGGCGAGCAACGTCAATTTGCCCACGGGAAATTTGCGTTTCTCCAGCGTTTTGATCATCTCGACGCCGACGGCACCCGTCGCGCCAACTACTGCCACATGCGGACTCATGTTCATAAAAAGGGGAGGCAATATAGCGACACGCCAATGCCTGTCAAACGTCCTGAAAGTGGCCTAAAGCCGCGGAAGAATAGGACGGAGACACGGGGACCGAATAAAAAAACGGAAGCTTCTAGAAAAAACCTTCACTCAATCCTTGGCAGTTGAACCCTTATAGGAGGCGACGCTATCTGTATACTGTCTATTTGCGCCATAAGAGTCGAAAGATCCCGGCTACGATGAAACCAACGATAACAAGAAATACAGAAGCTTGAATAACCTTGGCCTTAGAATGAGACCTCACTCCATTCAAAAACACGCGGATACCGACCGCGTTGACGTAAATCACCAAAAGCACAATCACTACTGGAAGCAGATACATCGACCATACGGCAATTATCTCGATCATGCGAGGGATTCGAAGGCCGCAAATACTGAATAAGAGGAATGGCAACACCAATGCGATAAACGCCATGGCGGACAACTTCACAGACAGTCTTAGTGTCTTCATGATGTGCGAAGTCGCCTAACTAGACTTACGCCAAAACTGGGTTTGCCCTAGCCCGGTTCGTTGGAACGTGATTTTACGCCTGTATCGGAGTGTTTGGCAATGGAAGGTTTGTCCAGGTATTTGCCACGCTGCCGGTTCGCTTCATAAAAAAACACCGCTGCCGCGTTCCCAACGTTGAGTGAATCGACGCCCGAATTCATAGGGATCGCGACAGCTTCGTCACACGCGGCCAGTACTTCGTCCGAAATGCCACAGCCTTCACTTCCAAACACGAGGCAACAGTCCGAGGTGAGATCAGCCCGTGGCAGCGAGTGCCTGTCGGTGTGCGGATGCGCAGCAATGCAGCGCACGCTGCTGGCGCGCAGTTCGCCCAGCGCTTTGGGAAGGTCAAGCTGCTCCACCACGGGCAGCCGGAAGACGGCGCCCATCGAACTCCGCACCGCGCGCCGAAGAAACGGACTTGCTGACGTGCTGCCGACGAACAGCGCCTGAACGCCAAACGCCGCGCAATTGCGCGCCACCACGCCAACGTTTTCCGCGTTGGAAAGCCCTTCGATTGCGGCGAACAAGCCGGACCGCGCGCGGCGTTGCAACACCGAGTGCAGCGTGTGCGGCACGGGAACTTTGCCAACCGCCAGTACGCCCTGGAACATCGAGAATCCGGTCAGCCTTTCGAGAACTTTCTTTTCGGCGAGGTAAACGCGAGCCTCCTTCGCCCGCGTGCGAATCAACGGTTCATATTCGACAAACCATTTTTCCGGCAGCAGCAGCGAGACAACCACAAATTCGCTTTCGAGCAGGCGGCGCACGACCTTTTCACCTTCGGCGACAAAAATTCCCTGCTGACGATGCTCCAACTGGCGGCGCATCGTCCGGTACGGCGCCAGTTCGGGCTGATCCAGAGAGTCAACCTTTTGAACGCGCAACATGGTTTCCAGACCTGAAATCCTACGAAGCATCAACGGAAATCGTTTGCCGAAGCGTCAATCGCTTTTCGGCCTGTCGCGGATTTGCCCGTCAGGTTTACTCCGTGATGAGAACGTGCGAACGAACATTGAAAGGGGGAAGCCCGCGCTTACGCACGGAAAGAAGCAGATCGAAGCTGAAACGAAGAGTCTGCCCACGGCCGAAAGGGTTGTTCCGGGATCTTGCGCTCCCGCAAGGTCAATGTTGGTAGAATATCTTTTGCCGCTTGCAGTCCAGCGCACTTTTACGGGTCAACGACTCGTGCTCGCGGTTGGCGCACTGCGCGGAATCGCGCTCGGAGCGGGAGGGTGCCGCCTGGCCGTGACCGTCTCGATCCACTTCTGATTCTTCAAGTACCAATCCACAGTCAACTTCAACCCAGACGCGAAATCATGCCGGGGTATCCACCCCAGTTCGCGGTGGATTTTCGTTGCGTCAATGGCGTACCGGCGGTCGTGGCCCGGACGATCCTTCACGAACGTGATCAGCTTCCGCGAATTTCCGCCCGCCGCCGGTTTCAATTCGTCAACCAGATCGCAAATCTGTTCGACGATCCGGAGGTTCGGCCATTCGTTGTTGCCTCCGATATTGTAGGTTTGGCCCGGTGCGCCCTTGCGGAACGCGCACCACAAGGCTTCCGCGTGATCGAGAACGAACAGCCAGTCGCGGACGTTCATGCCATCCCCGTAAACCGGGATGGATCTGCGATGGATTGCGCTCTGAATGACAACTGGAATGAGTTTCTCGGGAAACTGGTAGGGACCATAGTTATTCGAACAGTTCGTGATGACCGCTGGCAGTCCGTAGGTGTGATAGTACGCCCGAACAAGCATGTCAGATGAGGCTTTGCTGGCTGAATATGGCGAGTTTGGCGCGTACGGAGTTTCCTCGGTAAATTTGCCGGTGGGACCGAGACTTCCATACACTTCGTCCGTGGAGACGTGGTGAAACCGGCGATCGCTGAAATTTCCAGCCCAAAACGTCCTGCACGCCTCCAGCAAATGAAAGGTGCCGACCACATTGGTCTGGACGAAATCGTCCGGCCCTACGATCGAGCGGTCCACATGCGACTCCGCAGCCAGGTGCATGACGTGAGTAACGGCGTGCCGTCGGACCACGCTTTCGACGGCAGCCTTCTCGCGCAAATCAACCCGCTCGAACGCATACTTCGGGTGACTTTCGAAATCGCGCAGGTTCTCCAGATGGCCTGCGTATGTCAGACAATCGAGGTTGACCAACCGTGTCACGCCAGGCTCGTCGATGATGTGCCGTATCAAGTTTGAGCCAATAAATCCGGCGCCGCCCGTTACCAGTAAATTCATTGAATAATTCCTTCCGATCTTGTTCGCCGCTTCTCGCCTGGTTAGCTTGCTCACGCGGAGCGACGTCAGCAGTCCCTGGCTTCGGCAGTTCAATGTAAGTCAACCATCACAATTCCAGCCAGCGCCACGATCCAGAGAGAGCGCAGTTGGTCGCGTTCACCGCGTTGCTGGTCGAAGACCTTCTCTCAAGGCGCGGTGCCCTTGTTCCAACACGAGAGCAATCGGGAAATCAAGCGCGCGCCTTGAATCACTCAAACCCGGTTCCACGATTTTTGTTTGAAGCAGGTTTGTCACGCGAAGAAATTGGAGAAGCAGTTTGAAAGTGGTCAACTCCCGCCACCTCCGTTCGAGTGGGGTTCAGGAGGTGCGGGTGCGGTGGAGCAAGAGTCCCCCGAGCAACAATCCCAGTCCCACCACCGTCGCCGACGCCGGCTCCGGCACCACCGTGATCGTCCCGTCCGTGATCGTCGCCCCCAGCCCCGCAAAGTCCGTCGCCCCTTCCTGCGTGTTCCCCAGCGCAAAACTCCAGCTCCCACCAAACCACCCGCTCGTGTCCACCGTCACCACCGCCAGCAACCCGCTCGCATTCACCGTCCCGCTCCCCGTCGTCAGGCTCTCCGACCACACCTGCGGATCGGAGCGGATCGGCAACCGCGCCCCGCTGTTGTTCGCGAAAAATATCGTCGGGTTTGACGCCGTCCCCAGCAGATCCAGCCCCGTGATGTTCGGACCATCAACACTCCCTCCCGTCGGATAACCATCGGCCACCTGCACGTTGAAGTTCAATCCCTGCACCGCCGTCCCCCCGCTGACCATGATCGAGAGGGTCTGCCCCGGTGTGTTCGGCAGCAGCGTATAGTCCCCCACATCGATGACGATCTGTCCCAAGGCCCGGCCCCCGAGCAGCCCGCAGGCAATCAACCCGCCCAGCCTGCCCCACCTGTTCATCATGTTCAATTTCATTGCCGCACGTCTGCTCACCAGGCTCTTTGCCTGGATTCCCAGTGAATCGTTCTTTGTTGTTAATTGCAAGGCTATTGTGACACGATCCGGTAAAACTGTGCCGCCACTCCAGCCTGCTTCTTCACCTCGAATTCATACAGGTTGTTCGACAACTGGTTGAGCAAAGGTTCAGGGGACACCTCCTGCCACACCGCCTGCCCCACCTCCGCCGCCGACTGCAGCCGGTAAAGCCCCCCGTTCAACCCCGAAAATTGCACCTTCAGTGTGTCGTTGCCCGCCACGGCGATCGATCGTATCCTCAGCACCGGCGCCGCGACCGAGGACTGCAACCGCAACGGGCTCGAAGCTCCCCCGCCCCCGGCCACCCCCGGCACGCTGATCAACTGCAATGCCGTCAGCGAGGACGTCGGATTGTTCCGCGCGATGATTTCGTCCGTCGCGTTCACCTTCCCGTCCCGGTTGTAGTCATACGCAAAATCCACCGGCGCCTGCCCCAGCGCCCGCGGGTTGTTCCGCGCCAGAATCTCGTCCGTCGCGTTGACCCGCGCATCCGTCGTCGAATTGCCGCTCTCCCCCACCGCGTTGCCAAAATAAAACACATCCGGACTGCTCAGCCCCGTCGCCGCCGTCGCCAGCACCGTCACCTGCAGCCACTGCTTCTGGATCGCGTTGTCCGCCCAGATGATCGTCACCCGGTCCGAACCCCCGCTCCCCGCCCCCGAACGCACCGTCACACTCAGCGGCGCCGGCGCCGGCGCCCAGCCCCCGGGATTGTTGTCGTTGCCCACCCGGAACGTGAAATCACCCGCCCCCGGAACCCCCGGCAGCAGCGTGATATCCACCATGATCCCGTTGATCCCACGGCTGTAACTGGTGTAATTGCTAAAACTCCCCGTCTGCCCCCCCAACAACGCCACCTTGTCCGTCGCAATCGCCCCGTCATCCGCCCCGTTCGCCCCCGCGTCATTCCCATCAAAAATCGAGCCGTTGTAAAATATGTGGCGATCGGCCACGCTGGCGTCGTTCGAAATCCAAAGGCCAAGCAGAGTAATGGCATCCGCATTCAGCACTGTCGTGTCGATGGGAGGCATGTGGTTCGCTCCGAGGCCGGCCACCCGTAAGTACAAAACCGAGCTGTCAAGTGAACCGGGAACAACCACTCGATTATTGGGATCGCCCAGGTCATTGATTAGCGCGCCGTTGATTATTCCGGCATTGGTGAGCGGCGTCGTTATCCGTGCGTCCCAATTACCGAGACCGCCGCCGCCGGGCTGGTGGCACTGGGCGCAATTAGCGTGCAGGTAGGAACGGGTCCGATATTCCAACGAATAGCCGGCATTGGTCGCACCAACCAATGCCGTGAGAGTGCTCACATCGGATACGTTGGTTCGGAAATAACCCGCCTGGCTCAATGCAAGGATCTGATTGGTCGTGATTCCGCCGTAATCCGTATCACGATTCATCTGCGGGGTGTTGAACCCCAGCGCGAAGCCGCCCGCGGATGTATGGCACCGCAGACACTCATTGCGCGCGGGGTAATGCCAGATCTGGGTGCGCACGATGCCTCCATCCTGAATCGCAAACGACTCGTCCATACCTTCTTCCGGTACCAGCACCGCGTTGGTCGTCGAATCACCCCAGCGATACGTCACTCCGTAAACTCCGTTGGTATTACGGACTATAAATCGCGTCTCTATTCGTTTTGTCGACTCCGGAACGCCGTTGGTCATCTCCAACTCAAAGTGTTTGATCCAGACGGCCCCGGTCGGAAACGTCCAGTTGCCGGTCGGATTAAAATCAATGAACTGGTTGGTGTCGGGGATCGAAAACCAACGACTTTTATTCGCGTGATCCGACCAGAATGGGACGTTGATCGAGTACGGAACGATGCCGGTGTAGGGCGTGAACGAAGACAGGTCGGAAAACGCTCCGGTGTCCGCCAGGGTTGGTGGCAACGGCGCACCGGAAACGAGGTTCGTATTATACACCAGGCGCTTCAGGGTGGCCGCGCCCTGGTCGGCCAGAAGGACGTCTCCGTTGCGCGGATCAATGCCGAACGCGGAGACGCCCGGATTAACCGTCAACAGGCTCCAAGAAGTAGCGTTAGTGCCGTCGTAACGCAGCGACCAGATGTTTCCGCTGACATAGTCGCCAAAAACATAGGCACCCGTCAGTTGCGAGATACGGTCGCCATGATAGACGACACCGCCAATGACGCAACTGCCTTGGTTGGTTCCCGGGCCGTGATCGTATTGAAGTATGGGATCAAGAGGGGAAAAACCAAGCGGCGGTATTCCAGTGAAAGGACGCGTTCCCTCGTAATAGTTCCAACCATAGTTGCCGCCTTTGGCAATTACGTCGATCTCTTCGGTCTTATCCTGGCCCACATCGCCGCAATAAAGCCGGCCGTTCGCTGAATCGAATGAAACGCGCCACGGATTTCGCAGCCCGACCGCCCAAAACTCTGTACGCACCCGGTTCGGATCCACCGGCGACCCGTTAAAGTCGGTGCTTCCAACAAACGGATTGTCAGGCGGGATGGCGTAGTTGACGGTTCCGGTGGCGTTGTTGGTGTTCGCGGGATGCGGATTTGCCGGCAAACTGTCGAACCGCAGGTCCACATCAATCCGCAGAATCCCTGAAAAGAAATTCAAATCGATGCGCTGGCAGTTGCCGTATTCACCGCCCGACCCGCCTTCATCACCCAAAGAAACGTAAAGGTAACCGTCCGCGCCGAACTGAAGATCGCCGGCATTGTGGTTGTCCGCGCGATCAAACTGACTGATCAGAATCGTCTCGGAGTTGGCGTCGCCAAGGTTCGGGTCATTAGTTGAACACTGAAAGCGGGATAATCGGTCGTTCAAACCATTGTCGTTGCTATTCCAAGACGTGTAAAAAAGGTAAAAGTATCCGTTTGTAGCGTAGCCAGGATGGAACGCCAGACCCAGGAGACCGCGTTCGCCAGCCGGCTGATCGCTTATGACCTGGCTCGAAATATCCAGGAACACGGAACGGTCCGGGCTCGCAAGATTGGTGATGACACTCACGACGCCGCGCTGTTCGACAACAAAAAGACGGTTGGTCTCACCGGGCGCGCTGACAATCGCCACCGGATTGGTAAACCCAACGCTTCCGAAGGCTTTGACGGTGGAGTAGCCGTATACCGGCGGCAACGACGGCATCTGCAAGGTCGTGTTCGCGACTCTCCCAACCGGTTGAGCTGATGCGCAGAGGATCCACCCGCATGTCAATCCAATCCCACATTGGCCAATAAGACGGAAGATCATGCGTACGCAAGAGGCCGAAAGCGCGGGTAGTGGCTCAGTTTGAGTTAATTGGTTTCTGAACTCGAATTTGAGCGACTGTAAGCAAGACCCGGCATTCACGCCACGGGGGGAGACACCCCACGGCAGGCACCGGAGATAAAAAACGCACCACCACCAAAGCGCCGAACGCCCATTATCAGAGGCTTTTCACCGCGCTGCTCACCGAGTCGATCACCAGGCTGGATTGAGACTCTGTAAGGTGCGGTCCGATCGGCAGGCTCAACACAGTGCCCGCCAGATCCTCCGCAAGCGGATAAGCCCCTCTCGCCATGCCCGCGTCCGCGTACGCGCCAGACAGATGCGGTGGTACCGGATAATGAATCAAGGTGCCAACGCCGGCTTCAGCAAGCCTCCGTTGCAACGTATCGCGTTTCGGGTGCCTGACGACGAATACATGCCAGGCGGGTTCCGCCCAGGTCGGAACAAACGGCAGATTCAAATCCGCCCGCCCACCGAACCGATCCAGATACTTTTGGGCGATCCGGGTGCGGCGCATGTTCCATTCGTCCAGCTTGTTTAATTTCACGCGCAGCAATGCGGCCTGCAACTCGTCCAGTCGTGAGTTGTAACCTTTGAGTTCGTTGTAATACTTCTTCTTCGACCCGTAGTTGCGCAACATGTGAATCTTGTCAGCAAGTGTGGGGTCATCCGTCGTGACCGCTCCGGCATCCCCAAAAGCACCTAGGTTTTTGCTCGGGTAAAAACTGTTCCCCGCTGCATCGGCGAGCGAACCTGTGCGACGGCCCTTGTATCGCGCCCCCTGCGCCTGCGCGTTGTCCTCGATGACCTTCAATCCTCGTTTGCGCGCAATCTGCACAATCGGGTCCATGTCCGCCGGCTGCCCGTACAAATGCACGGGCATGACGGCCCTCGTTCTGGGAGTAATGGCCGCTTCGATCCGCTCGGGATCAATGTTGAACGTCCGGGGATCGGGTTCGACAGGGACCGGTGTCGCGCCCGCATACGAAACGGCGAGCCAGGTTGCGATATACGTGTTCGACGGAACAATGACCTCGTCGCCCTCGCCGATTTCATAAGCACGGAGGATCAGATGCAGTGCCTCAAGGCCGTTCCCGACGCCCACGCAGTATTTGACACCACAATAGTCTGCGAATTCCTGTTCAAACGTCTCGACTTCCTTGCCCAGAACGTACCAGGCCGAGCGCATAAAACGACGATACGCCTCGTCGAGCTCTGCCTTGAGTTCTTCGTACGGCCCGACAAAGTCGAGAAACGGAACGTTCAAGCGGTCATTCCCCCCATCGCGCGCAGATACTCCCGGTAATCGCGGAAATAATCCTTCTCATCATAAGTCTCGGACGCAAGCACCAGACACACAGAGCCGGAGGAGAAGTTGTCGATCTCTCGCCAGAACATTGGCGGCAGGTGCAGACCATAATACGAACGATTCAATTGAAATCGTTCCTTCTCCTTGCCGTCATATACCGTCACGTCAAAACTGCCGGACATTGCGATCAGGAACTGGTGACACTTCTTAAGCGCGTGCCCGGCACGATCCGCCCCGCCAGGGACATCGTACAGATAAAAGACCCGCTTGAACGCGAAGGGCACGTGCCGCTCGCCCTCGAGAAAGGTCAAATTGCCACGCGCGTCCGAAATCTTCGGCAGTTCAATGATGCGGCAACGGTTGGTTTCCATAAAAAGTGTCAATTCGGTGTTCTCCACGGATCACGCGGTTTCGCGCCCTGTCGATGTGCCCGCTCCCAATCCCGAATCTGAGCCTCCGCGAGCCGGGCCACTGGCAGCAGGCGCTCACGCGCCTCCCGCCAATCAGCGGCACTGAGGGCCAGATGTACCATGTCCACTGCCTGGCTGCCAATTATCCGCGCGGCCCGCTCGATCCTGACCTGTTTGTAACCCATCTTCTGGTTGAGCGACAGGACCGGGCGGTTGCTGGCCACGGTTGTTCCGTGCAGTCGGGCGATGCCCAGAGTGTCAAACACCAGATCGAGCCCTACAATCGCGCTTGGAGATGCCGCAGGCACCCCGGGGCGGATAACCCAACGTCCCGACTCCGCGGTCCTTCCTGATATGTCGTAGATCCCATAGGTTCCGACCGGAGTGCCGGCGAGTGTCTCGACAATGAAATAATAATCGCCTTCGCGTTCAAAGTAAGCATCCAGCCAGGCTTTCTGACTCGTCACGTCCACCGCCGAGTCCCCGATGTTGCCCTTCGCATGATCCAAATTCCGAAGCCACACAATAAAGGCCGCGTCCGCTTCCTGGACCGGCCGAAGGCGCACGCCAAAACCCTCCCCTTGAAGCGAATGCCGCATATAACAGACTTCACGCTCCGAAGAGTCGCGAACTCGATTGCATTGGAACATCAAAATGATTGTCCGCAACCCGCACGGCCAAGTTTCTTGCTAAACGCATCTGACCTGAACACGGATCATTGCCGGACCCCGTACTTAGCCAAAAGCACCTCAATCGCATTCAGGTTCACGAAGTTCTCGGGCACGATATCCACGCCCCCGATCGAGATTCCATGAGCCTTGTCGAGCGCAGCGACCAGAGTGACCACATCAAATGAATCAAGAAGTCCGTCCG
This region includes:
- a CDS encoding tryptophan synthase subunit beta (catalyzes the formation of L-tryptophan from L-serine and 1-(indol-3-yl)glycerol 3-phosphate), whose product is LLHDQKRVDYTYATDDKALEAFMKLARLEGIIPALESAHAIAEVIQRAPKLGRDKLIIVNLSGRGDKDVAQVADKVRLQMPK
- a CDS encoding aspartate-semialdehyde dehydrogenase, with translation MNMSPHVAVVGATGAVGVEMIKTLEKRKFPVGKLTLLASARSAGKKLKFRDEETSVKELTKDSFNGIDIALFSAGGGISKEFAPGAARAGCVVIDNSSAFRMDDSVPLVIPEINAGDVEFHKGIIANPNCTTAITLMALYPLHRAFNVRRIFASSYQAVSGTGAKAIEELERQVGQIVSGKPVTKEVYPHQIAFNVLPQVDSFLPSGYTKEEMKMENEGRKIMHHPAFRASVTCVRVPVYRAHSVAVSAEFEKAVTVGAARDVLSKAPGLDVVDDPEKKEYPMPLYTAEKYNCQVGRIRSDCALDNGLCFWVSGDQLLKGAALNAVQIAEELLD
- a CDS encoding RNA methyltransferase — translated: MLRVQKVDSLDQPELAPYRTMRRQLEHRQQGIFVAEGEKVVRRLLESEFVVVSLLLPEKWFVEYEPLIRTRAKEARVYLAEKKVLERLTGFSMFQGVLAVGKVPVPHTLHSVLQRRARSGLFAAIEGLSNAENVGVVARNCAAFGVQALFVGSTSASPFLRRAVRSSMGAVFRLPVVEQLDLPKALGELRASSVRCIAAHPHTDRHSLPRADLTSDCCLVFGSEGCGISDEVLAACDEAVAIPMNSGVDSLNVGNAAAVFFYEANRQRGKYLDKPSIAKHSDTGVKSRSNEPG
- the rfbB gene encoding dTDP-glucose 4,6-dehydratase; translated protein: MNLLVTGGAGFIGSNLIRHIIDEPGVTRLVNLDCLTYAGHLENLRDFESHPKYAFERVDLREKAAVESVVRRHAVTHVMHLAAESHVDRSIVGPDDFVQTNVVGTFHLLEACRTFWAGNFSDRRFHHVSTDEVYGSLGPTGKFTEETPYAPNSPYSASKASSDMLVRAYYHTYGLPAVITNCSNNYGPYQFPEKLIPVVIQSAIHRRSIPVYGDGMNVRDWLFVLDHAEALWCAFRKGAPGQTYNIGGNNEWPNLRIVEQICDLVDELKPAAGGNSRKLITFVKDRPGHDRRYAIDATKIHRELGWIPRHDFASGLKLTVDWYLKNQKWIETVTARRHPPAPSAIPRSAPTASTSR
- a CDS encoding PQQ-dependent sugar dehydrogenase, which translates into the protein MPSLPPVYGYSTVKAFGSVGFTNPVAIVSAPGETNRLFVVEQRGVVSVITNLASPDRSVFLDISSQVISDQPAGERGLLGLAFHPGYATNGYFYLFYTSWNSNDNGLNDRLSRFQCSTNDPNLGDANSETILISQFDRADNHNAGDLQFGADGYLYVSLGDEGGSGGEYGNCQRIDLNFFSGILRIDVDLRFDSLPANPHPANTNNATGTVNYAIPPDNPFVGSTDFNGSPVDPNRVRTEFWAVGLRNPWRVSFDSANGRLYCGDVGQDKTEEIDVIAKGGNYGWNYYEGTRPFTGIPPLGFSPLDPILQYDHGPGTNQGSCVIGGVVYHGDRISQLTGAYVFGDYVSGNIWSLRYDGTNATSWSLLTVNPGVSAFGIDPRNGDVLLADQGAATLKRLVYNTNLVSGAPLPPTLADTGAFSDLSSFTPYTGIVPYSINVPFWSDHANKSRWFSIPDTNQFIDFNPTGNWTFPTGAVWIKHFELEMTNGVPESTKRIETRFIVRNTNGVYGVTYRWGDSTTNAVLVPEEGMDESFAIQDGGIVRTQIWHYPARNECLRCHTSAGGFALGFNTPQMNRDTDYGGITTNQILALSQAGYFRTNVSDVSTLTALVGATNAGYSLEYRTRSYLHANCAQCHQPGGGGLGNWDARITTPLTNAGIINGALINDLGDPNNRVVVPGSLDSSVLYLRVAGLGANHMPPIDTTVLNADAITLLGLWISNDASVADRHIFYNGSIFDGNDAGANGADDGAIATDKVALLGGQTGSFSNYTSYSRGINGIMVDITLLPGVPGAGDFTFRVGNDNNPGGWAPAPAPLSVTVRSGAGSGGSDRVTIIWADNAIQKQWLQVTVLATAATGLSSPDVFYFGNAVGESGNSTTDARVNATDEILARNNPRALGQAPVDFAYDYNRDGKVNATDEIIARNNPTSSLTALQLISVPGVAGGGGASSPLRLQSSVAAPVLRIRSIAVAGNDTLKVQFSGLNGGLYRLQSAAEVGQAVWQEVSPEPLLNQLSNNLYEFEVKKQAGVAAQFYRIVSQ
- a CDS encoding DegT/DnrJ/EryC1/StrS family aminotransferase — its product is MNVPFLDFVGPYEELKAELDEAYRRFMRSAWYVLGKEVETFEQEFADYCGVKYCVGVGNGLEALHLILRAYEIGEGDEVIVPSNTYIATWLAVSYAGATPVPVEPDPRTFNIDPERIEAAITPRTRAVMPVHLYGQPADMDPIVQIARKRGLKVIEDNAQAQGARYKGRRTGSLADAAGNSFYPSKNLGAFGDAGAVTTDDPTLADKIHMLRNYGSKKKYYNELKGYNSRLDELQAALLRVKLNKLDEWNMRRTRIAQKYLDRFGGRADLNLPFVPTWAEPAWHVFVVRHPKRDTLQRRLAEAGVGTLIHYPVPPHLSGAYADAGMARGAYPLAEDLAGTVLSLPIGPHLTESQSSLVIDSVSSAVKSL
- a CDS encoding FdtA/QdtA family cupin domain-containing protein — translated: METNRCRIIELPKISDARGNLTFLEGERHVPFAFKRVFYLYDVPGGADRAGHALKKCHQFLIAMSGSFDVTVYDGKEKERFQLNRSYYGLHLPPMFWREIDNFSSGSVCLVLASETYDEKDYFRDYREYLRAMGGMTA
- a CDS encoding GNAT family protein — protein: MRHSLQGEGFGVRLRPVQEADAAFIVWLRNLDHAKGNIGDSAVDVTSQKAWLDAYFEREGDYYFIVETLAGTPVGTYGIYDISGRTAESGRWVIRPGVPAASPSAIVGLDLVFDTLGIARLHGTTVASNRPVLSLNQKMGYKQVRIERAARIIGSQAVDMVHLALSAADWREARERLLPVARLAEAQIRDWERAHRQGAKPRDPWRTPN
- a CDS encoding acyl carrier protein, which produces MKSIAEILSEVRPESDFSSSSDFIADGLLDSFDVVTLVAALDKAHGISIGGVDIVPENFVNLNAIEVLLAKYGVRQ